The region ACCAACCAGTGACTATTGAGCAAAGCAAGATGTAGGTCTACCAGAGGTTTAGGTTTATTTTTCACTTGTTAAATCCATCCAAATGCATGCATGTTGCTTGTTGACTGTGGTTTAGTTAGGCCTGTCGGGATAACAAATATTAGTTAGGACAAACAacatatattgtaaaaaaaatagcccatTAAATCACAAATGTAGTGGCAATATATCCAAATAAATTATCCATTCAAATGCAGTGAATATTTATTCTTAAAGCAAACACACCAAatgcatgaaaaaatatttttaaaaatcaaaatgcaTTGCAGATGATctaaaatcataaaatatgaaaagaaaccCAATGCCATTTTTGTTCCCTGTCAATTACAATAGATCaatttgacccaaaatgaaTGTCATCACCGGATGTGTGGGCACTAGTTACTAATTCCATATTTACACACTAAAGCTCACTGCAAGGCCTCATAggcaaaatagattggacgtatatagccgtcaatggcagccaacaagttaatactttaaattaacatttaaaaacgtTTTACCTGTTCCGATCCTCTAAAAATCGTGCCCGATTCCCGATTAGATCGTGAACATCCCTAGTTAACATCATGTCAAATTCACCACACGTGTCAAAAATCTCGACTTTGCTTATGTCTCGCATCTCAAGGTACAAGTCCCATTATGAATAATGCAGGAAATGAGGATTTCCACTTGACTTACCAGCAAACTTTCCAGATTTAGGGCAGATCTGGGGTTCCTCATCATGTCCTCCAACTTCTTCAACCGGCTTTCCATCCTCCTCTCAGCGCCCTGAGACATGGCGACGGCGTGGCTCGTCAAATTAATAGTACACGAAGACAAGACTCGCTTCTTGGTCCTCGATCCGTTTGGATCTACATGTGAAACGTCAGTTTTTCGGGCCTATCGAGGCCGCCTCGGGGCTCCGAGCCCACCCGGATAGTTTTCCTAACGGGAAAAATAGCGTGCAAAAACGAGGAGGGGAAGATATTCCCAGAACTTGCCCCTAACAAAGAAAGAGACGTTAGCCTTTCGATGGGACGAAGATGATATTCCAAATGCCATCTCATCTCCCGTTAAAATGggagatgcatttttttaaatgaaagtcGACGATAAAGTTTGAATTTGGAGATAACTGCAACAGGCAGTGACGGCGGGGCGTTTTCTTCACCCTCCTCGCCCCCCTTCTCTTTTACTGGACGTCCGTGAACGCGTCTTACTCGCTTGCTTAAAAAacgaaagaaaataaacaaacaaaaagagcttCACTTCACCCCATTCATGAAAGCGAATGGCGATGAGGACTTGTCAAAAGTTGAGGCTCGCTGACGCCACAAGTGTTAGGAAGGGACGAGGTGAAGCGTGCCTGCTCTTCCGCGCTCAATTTTTAATGGGCACGCGCTCTCTTCCTGGGTTCCCTTTCGCATTGTAGAACCGATCTCAGGTCCGGATAAGCGACTTGACTCGTAAAAAAAGTCCGTATTCAACAAAAGGCTAGATCACCAAGCAATGAACGCACATCTATGCACCAACTCGCATGCAAACACTCACGCAACACAGTCTGGTATCTGACTGCCTCCTCCCATTCACGTGGAAAACTTCATTTCCCATGATGCACGTGCTGCTGCACGAGCTGGGAAAATATAGATAACTGCACAGATGCATTGCTATCGAGCTAgatatttaaagttgtttttatatagtatataggTTTATTATAAACTAGTATGGGCCTATAATGATTTCCAATccaaatgcattgtttttcGTTAAGGAGAAAGATAATAATCCATGCAAAATTATATATTGAAAGCAAAGTTGTGACAGTAACACAATGCAATGTTGCTTTCAATTGATTATGTATTCTGCATTTATGGGTGCAAATaataaagtcttttttttaaataaagcttcAATCCGTGTGTATTTACAAAGCCATACGATGGCGCTAGAATACggcttatgtgtgtgtgtgtgggggggtgaaTGAGGATAAATTATGatcattaacatatttttagaagTTATTCATCTGTGCAGGATTGTGCATTTGTATGGACACGACCAATCAGAAACAAGTgtgccttttatttatttttcatcataaGCAACTCACTAACAAATACTGTTACAACACAAAAAAGTTCTTTTCCAAAGCAACTTTGGccacataataataatagtttaaaaaaatctccttATACTGTTTTCTTTCTCCATTTTAATCAGCCTATAAAAGAATTTTACTGTTCCCCAGTGGCCTTTCCAGTTCAATCCCTAGTCACATCCTGGTTATTTGCAAATGCGAAACATgtcaacaataaataataacctaaaaaatgTACACAGAGATTGACAGTTTACCACCAGGAATTCCAGATGATTGAGAACAGGGATGTTTAGAGGAAAGGTTCATCCaagtttgcaaaaaaagatgatCCGCTTTACATTTACACAAGAGAACAAAGTTGTTTGTGGTCAATTTCATTTCATACAAAGAAAGAGGAGTCCCTTTTCAGAAGGTGAACATCATTGTCTTAACCGTAGAGATTATACAAGCAAGAGATAAGGCAACTTCTCTGTTGTTCTTGGTGAAACAGTTTGAAGTTTTTGATTTCTAGTCTCTTTTAGGGTCGGCTTGTCATTGCATAATTCAAAGCGATTGATCTAGCCTGCAGTCCATTGGAGAAGTGGATTGATCAGTTTAATTTCCCATCACAAACAATGAACCTGTGAAGCCATGTGATTATGACATTGACATTTTCGGCTAATGACACCATAACATTGTGCAAAGGGGCAAAAAATTTGTGTTcttgtgtgaaaaaaaatcccttccaAGCatgtaaaatgatatttttcttaattataGCAACAAAACAGAGGTTAACCAGATTTTTTATACCTTATTCCAGCGGACATTATGTTTTCATTTACCGTATGTGTTAAGTAGCTCACGATTAGAGGTTATATTGCCCTGAGGGTGTTTCTATTGGAAAGgtccattctgtgattaaagaaaatattgtaTCATTCATCATTCTAGCTTGAtggctgtgaggccaacatggaTCAATCTACAAAGAACACCTTTACAATTTGTCTCTCCTCTTACACTCGGATTGCCTCGCATTTTTTTACCAGTGTTTTCAACGTTTGCTACAGGTGCCTTTTCAGAAAACTGCTATACACAAATGCTTTTACAAGATGGTTCAAGTACAAGTGTCAAACTCAAGGTCCATGGGCCAAATACACAACCTTCCACTTCATTTTATCTGAAGGTcaataatgaaaataacataaaatacaactttcaataaataaaaatgatattttcaaaGTAAGAAACTAAAAAATTGAAAGAGGATTGCGaaaatatttagtgttttaGCACATTTATGGATTCAAGAAAATGTagctaaaatagaaaacaatcttttttaatcaacatttaCTGTCCTATTTAATTAGAAATCAAATCTTtaacaatacattaaaataaaccaGACAACCAGACAGCCTATGATTGACCACCAATCAAAATTACctttcaaaaaaacaattaaaaaaaaggaacataagGGACAGTGTAGAAatccattaacaaaaaaatacatttttcagtcCTGTTACCAAAAAAGTGAATAATCTGTGtttgttgtgttattttttaagcaaataaAGGAAAAGCAGACTTGCGAAACGGGCAGATAAGGGGCAGCTTCCCGAGCGCAATGACACTGATTGGAGAGAAGTGAAAGGAAATGCTTCAAGTGACACCAAAACAAGGCCTTGGCAAGCAGATATGTGAAGCTAAAAGCCTGACTAACAGGCACCAGATGATTGCACTCAGCCAGCAATCAGCACTTCTGCTGGCATCTACCTCTCCCACGCATCCCACATACTAAAGGAACTTTAATTCCAGGAATAAATGAGAGCCGCTATTCTGTATTTTCATCATAGCCATCAAAACGTCCTACCTATGCCGAGACAATACCACCGTCCCATTGATACAAAAGCAAAACGTCcgatttcctttcaaaataatgcACTTTTGTCAACAAGGATTGCAAAGTTTATCCATACTTTAGATGTCCATAACAagataaatattgatttttaatgAGCTTGTAATGACCTCCAACAGAAACACTAACTCACTCAAATTTGACTGATATTTATAGCCAAAAAGTAGAAAGTGTAATttctatgtatgtatttttaaaggatttttagtACATTCTTGCATAAGCATCTGaacaaaacaagtaaaaaaCACACCATATCTCTTTAGCTGTCAAATATCCAAATAGCAGAACATTTTGGCAAAACATCTTAGTTCGGATacacaaaagacaacaacaaaaaacccaaGAAAATGTACGTTAATTGCTAAGATGTAGAATTTCATTTAATGCTAAGTGCTCGTTATATTGGCAACTCTTTCCAAATTTAGCAATATGTATTGTTTGTTTGAACACACCACTacaaaatggcatttttaataCATGATTTCCTCCTACAGACAGCGAGCGAGGCGGCTAAAACAGCGGGCAATCACTTCAAATTTTCTTGGGCGTGATTGGTCTTATTAATATTTCCGTGTTACTTTTTACTCAGCAGGAGGCAAGGCAATTATTCCTAAAAGCCGGTTTCTTTTCATCCCTGTTTCAATTCAGCACATCAATAACAAAGTGCTCTGTGAGAGTAACAACATTgctaatgtattttaaaatagtgCTATCATGCAGTGACATTTCACCATATTACAGTTGCTACTGTAAATCTAAAactggggtgtcaaactcacttAAGGTCATAGGCCGGATCAAAAAGTTAACTTACTGGCCAACATTGGCCAGTAAGTTAACTTTTAGCGCTATCCATGGTACTGAAAGATGAGCCTACACAGCCAcattaagtgaattggacatctattgttgtcaattggcacgcaatgagttcattttgcattagtcaaaaatataaaaacatgattCCACATGTACAGCATGAATGAGCTTCAAAAACTTCAGTCAGTACATTTGACACCCTTGAATTATGAAATCATTTCAATTCTGAACAGAAAGATGATTGGATGCCACTCAGCCGGGCTATTAACACCtaagaaaaggcaaaaaaacaaaaaaagcctatttTTTCAGTTATGTCGACCAGCGAAACTAGATCTCGAAACGTAAATATTGCACAGCATTGGCAGATTATTTCCCCGTATTCACAAAAATCTACGATGTCATTTTAGTGCTTTCTCGGTATCACTACAACACCATAAATAAGGCCTAAAAGAGAGGGTAACCTTTCTGTTTTTGTGGGCTGGGTAAGGGTACATGTGACATGTTGTGTGACTCCAATAGAGTGTGGTATAAAATAATGACGGTCTCAAACTTTCAAACAGCTTTGCACTCTATAGACAGCAGACGACAAAAAACACCTGAATTGACAGAGAGTACTGATTAAGCAACTGTACACGGGGCCATTGTGCATTGAGCTTTTGTTATCAGCCCGTACCATTGACGTCTTCCTCAAGACTTTTCATGAAAGCATTCGTTTCGTGGATACACGTTTTAATGACTCCAAGTCAAAGGCGATTTGTGATGCTGGTAGATTAGATGACGACAAAAGGATACGTGTATATTTGCGTGTTATGAAAGTGTGGATTGTGACATAGTTGGCACAGTGGTCCTTGGGGTATCCATCTGGGAAACATAGCAGGAGGAGAAAATGTCAGTgggaaaataagggaaaccttttTCTTGCCCCTTTTCCTTCTAAAATTTGACATAGTATTACATATGagtgaaattattttaaacattatattatctgtttttacttttttttttactatatgtATAGTTAACAAAGATctgaaacaacaaaatctgtacacAATTCAGCATTAAAACTTGAGATGGCCAAATTTTCGGAATCAGAACCAAACAGTGTTAATAATAGCCCCTGTTAGTTTATTAATTGCATGTAATTGCATTGGTGCAAGTCAATAAAAATCACCCACAGTTCAATAAGAACATTTGTGTTAAGACACTATTCCGAACCAACcttatttgttttgattgcGGATTCGCAGACACCTCCTCTTGATTGGTGGCTCTAGCTCAGGGCTCCCAGTTGCTGATAACGGCGCACTGATGGAACAGGACAGAATGGCTGCCTTTTCAGTGCCAGGCTTTGGCACGGGTTGGATAACCACACAAGCCCCAGTAGATAGCCGTGGCAAAGGGTAAGTACGTTCAGTCTCTTCCGGGTTAGAGTCCAGGCGGGGCTTCCCATCCACAGCCACTACGGTCTGCTCTTGTGTGGAACATCGTTTGACATTTTCCTGATCTCTCACGGAACAATTGTTCTCCTTTAGGGCTTCCTGTTCCGATTCGCCGTTTGCCGTATGACCTCTTGTGTCTCCTTCAGATGTCGGACAGTCTCCAGTTCTGCCCACGTTCGAATTAGGCCACCCTGTGCCGTTGACAATGAGGTTACATGAAGTGGCGGGGTTAGTTTGGATCAGTGAAAGAGGAGGAGCTTGGCTCCTGGGTGTGCAGGGGGCGACTAGTCGGGAAATGTCTGTTTCATTAGGAACTATGAAAGAAGAGCTTTTTTTGCTGGATGCTGGATTTGAGGTTTCCATTTTCTCTAAAGCGCTGGTCATAAACAACTCAGGATTGGTCAGGGCCTGCTGTAACGTGACCACTCCCTCAAGATCGTGACAACCATTCATTTCCGTTTCAATTCCCGACTCAATCTCGGCTTCGTTTTTGACTTGGATCTTCTGAATAATGCGCTGTTGGCACGGTTTCTGGTTTACAGTTAGATCGATAACTCCTTCGGGTTGTCTGATGTCTCCAGTCGAGCACAAGTTTGTCATATTATCCTCTACCTTCACATTCATGTTGATAACTGCCAACCTGTTTGTATCTGGGGGCGAGAGGCACTCCACACTGTTGGGATtgtctctttgttttcctctctcTCCTCCAGAAGATCCTGGAGAGTCAGATAGTCCAGAAAGACCTGCGCTGGAGAGAGGGTCACTGTTTTCCGGTTGGTTCCCGGGAGATTTGGGGTTAAAAGGGATCGGTATTGGGATGGGAATCGGAACCGGCAGTGGTACGATGATAGGGTAAGGAActaaaagagttggtggtggtacTAAAGGGGCCAAGGAGGGCATACCAAAATTCATCATTGGTGGTAAAGGTATATGTCCGTTGGAAATCATGTTGACAGGAGGGAATGGGCTAAATCCTGGGGTGTGAAGACCAGGGTGGGGAGGGATGGGATTGGATGAGTGATGGACATGGGGTGACATCATAGGTCTGTGCATGGGACTAGAAGCAGGACCAAGAGTCCTGGAAGGAGGTGGCGGACCTATTCCTGGGATGATGGGGTTTGACAGGGGACTGTTGGGTCCACCTGGATGTACAGAAGGACGAAGAAATGGTGGCCGCATTTGCTGCATCATCTGATGTTCCATGTACAGAGGCAGAGGCAGTGGTCCCCGGGGGGTCATGACCATTGGCGGACTCCCCGGTGGGACTCCCACGCCTGGATGCAAAGCGGG is a window of Stigmatopora nigra isolate UIUO_SnigA chromosome 13, RoL_Snig_1.1, whole genome shotgun sequence DNA encoding:
- the sobpa gene encoding sine oculis-binding protein homolog A isoform X1, translating into MAETEKEGRPPENKRSRKPARPVKREINEEMKSFAESTMNELLGWYGYDKVELKDSDNLDIDERHQYISVLKENLLPKIPSSRQNNEVSSDGANISQSRPNSKNGVSEHPTTPSTSTSSTKEHSNHPIVVPMIPPPLIKPPTDDDANSVQIMCAWCQKIGVKRYSLSMGSELKSFCSEKCFAACRRAYFKRNKVGFLRSYNARDDDGLGGKLLQHSFTQDTPRLVFKTNSDVLVCDWCKHIRHTKEYLDFGAGERRLQFCSAKCLNQYKMDIFYKETQAALPGALCNPGHGVGGEGKAECSGAFQLLTPESWGTPLSDIRRKAPSPGGPPNSSAPCTSSTTSSSDALCSPSSSSSSIKIPTPRPHESPTLPHPPIPALHPGVGVPPGSPPMVMTPRGPLPLPLYMEHQMMQQMRPPFLRPSVHPGGPNSPLSNPIIPGIGPPPPSRTLGPASSPMHRPMMSPHVHHSSNPIPPHPGLHTPGFSPFPPVNMISNGHIPLPPMMNFGMPSLAPLVPPPTLLVPYPIIVPLPVPIPIPIPIPFNPKSPGNQPENSDPLSSAGLSGLSDSPGSSGGERGKQRDNPNSVECLSPPDTNRLAVINMNVKVEDNMTNLCSTGDIRQPEGVIDLTVNQKPCQQRIIQKIQVKNEAEIESGIETEMNGCHDLEGVVTLQQALTNPELFMTSALEKMETSNPASSKKSSSFIVPNETDISRLVAPCTPRSQAPPLSLIQTNPATSCNLIVNGTGWPNSNVGRTGDCPTSEGDTRGHTANGESEQEALKENNCSVRDQENVKRCSTQEQTVVAVDGKPRLDSNPEETERTYPLPRLSTGACVVIQPVPKPGTEKAAILSCSISAPLSATGSPELEPPIKRRCLRIRNQNK
- the sobpa gene encoding sine oculis-binding protein homolog A isoform X3; this translates as MAETEKEGRPPENKRSRKPARPVKREINEEMKSFAESTMNELLGWYGYDKVELKDSDNLDIDERHQYISVLKENLLPKIPSSRQNNEVSSDGANISQSRPNSKNGVSEHPTTPSTSTSSTKEHSNHPIVVPMIPPPLIKPPTDDDANSVQIMCAWCQKIGVKRYSLSMGSELKSFCSEKCFAACRRAYFKRNKVCDWCKHIRHTKEYLDFGAGERRLQFCSAKCLNQYKMDIFYKETQAALPGALCNPGHGVGGEGKAECSGAFQLLTPESWGTPLSDIRRKAPSPGGPPNSSAPCTSSTTSSSDALCSPSSSSSSIKIPTPRPHESPTLPHPPIPALHPGVGVPPGSPPMVMTPRGPLPLPLYMEHQMMQQMRPPFLRPSVHPGGPNSPLSNPIIPGIGPPPPSRTLGPASSPMHRPMMSPHVHHSSNPIPPHPGLHTPGFSPFPPVNMISNGHIPLPPMMNFGMPSLAPLVPPPTLLVPYPIIVPLPVPIPIPIPIPFNPKSPGNQPENSDPLSSAGLSGLSDSPGSSGGERGKQRDNPNSVECLSPPDTNRLAVINMNVKVEDNMTNLCSTGDIRQPEGVIDLTVNQKPCQQRIIQKIQVKNEAEIESGIETEMNGCHDLEGVVTLQQALTNPELFMTSALEKMETSNPASSKKSSSFIVPNETDISRLVAPCTPRSQAPPLSLIQTNPATSCNLIVNGTGWPNSNVGRTGDCPTSEGDTRGHTANGESEQEALKENNCSVRDQENVKRCSTQEQTVVAVDGKPRLDSNPEETERTYPLPRLSTGACVVIQPVPKPGTEKAAILSCSISAPLSATGSPELEPPIKRRCLRIRNQNK
- the sobpa gene encoding sine oculis-binding protein homolog A isoform X2, encoding MAETEKEGRPPENKRSRKPARPVKREINEEMKSFAESTMNELLGWYGYDKVELKDSDNLDIDERHQYISVLKENLLPKIPSSRQNNEVSSDGANISQSRPNSKNGVSEHPTTPSTSTSSTKEHSNHPIVVPMIPPPLIKPPTDDDANSVQIMCAWCQKIGVKRYSLSMGSELKSFCSEKCFAACRRAYFKRNKARDDDGLGGKLLQHSFTQDTPRLVFKTNSDVLVCDWCKHIRHTKEYLDFGAGERRLQFCSAKCLNQYKMDIFYKETQAALPGALCNPGHGVGGEGKAECSGAFQLLTPESWGTPLSDIRRKAPSPGGPPNSSAPCTSSTTSSSDALCSPSSSSSSIKIPTPRPHESPTLPHPPIPALHPGVGVPPGSPPMVMTPRGPLPLPLYMEHQMMQQMRPPFLRPSVHPGGPNSPLSNPIIPGIGPPPPSRTLGPASSPMHRPMMSPHVHHSSNPIPPHPGLHTPGFSPFPPVNMISNGHIPLPPMMNFGMPSLAPLVPPPTLLVPYPIIVPLPVPIPIPIPIPFNPKSPGNQPENSDPLSSAGLSGLSDSPGSSGGERGKQRDNPNSVECLSPPDTNRLAVINMNVKVEDNMTNLCSTGDIRQPEGVIDLTVNQKPCQQRIIQKIQVKNEAEIESGIETEMNGCHDLEGVVTLQQALTNPELFMTSALEKMETSNPASSKKSSSFIVPNETDISRLVAPCTPRSQAPPLSLIQTNPATSCNLIVNGTGWPNSNVGRTGDCPTSEGDTRGHTANGESEQEALKENNCSVRDQENVKRCSTQEQTVVAVDGKPRLDSNPEETERTYPLPRLSTGACVVIQPVPKPGTEKAAILSCSISAPLSATGSPELEPPIKRRCLRIRNQNK